A single Tenacibaculum sp. 190524A02b DNA region contains:
- a CDS encoding phosphoglyceromutase, which translates to MKKVILYLLAITPLFFGCNTQKAKDTNGTVKNIDASQKVFLITLDGLRWQELFTGADSLLINNTTYTKDTSYLKAKYWKKESVERRTTLLPFFWNSIAKKGQLYGNRTYNNKVNVANTHWFSYPGYSEILCGYADNDRINSNDKKNNPNQTILELTNNLPAYKGKVGAFGSWDVFPYIINEERSKIYVNAGYKEAIGDNLTAKENYLNQLQKQAIQPWSSVRQDVFTHNYALEFIKKEKPKLMYISYGETDDFAHDGDYTHYLLAAENTDAMIQQLWNYCQSNPFYKGKTTFIITTDHGRGTEPLESWKSHGLNLTYHGKTYNINGSDETWLAVIGPNVSSKGEVKTEAQLYNNQIAATIQDILQIKVLGSKANQKVLPILER; encoded by the coding sequence ATGAAAAAAGTAATCCTTTACTTATTAGCAATAACTCCTTTGTTTTTTGGGTGTAATACTCAAAAAGCAAAGGATACCAATGGTACTGTTAAAAATATTGATGCCAGTCAAAAAGTATTTTTAATCACTTTAGATGGTTTACGATGGCAAGAACTTTTTACGGGCGCAGATTCTTTATTAATAAATAATACAACTTATACAAAAGATACTTCGTACCTAAAAGCAAAGTATTGGAAAAAAGAATCGGTAGAAAGAAGAACAACCTTATTACCATTTTTTTGGAATTCAATAGCAAAAAAAGGACAATTGTATGGTAATAGAACTTATAATAATAAAGTAAATGTAGCCAATACCCATTGGTTTTCCTATCCAGGATATAGCGAGATTTTATGTGGTTATGCAGATAATGATCGGATTAATAGTAATGATAAAAAGAATAACCCAAACCAAACCATTTTAGAGTTAACCAATAATTTACCAGCATATAAAGGTAAAGTAGGAGCTTTTGGTAGTTGGGATGTATTTCCATATATCATTAATGAAGAAAGAAGTAAAATATATGTAAATGCAGGTTATAAAGAAGCAATTGGTGATAATTTAACTGCTAAAGAAAATTATTTAAACCAATTACAAAAGCAAGCCATTCAACCATGGAGTTCTGTAAGGCAAGATGTATTTACACATAATTATGCCTTAGAATTTATTAAGAAGGAAAAGCCTAAACTAATGTATATCTCTTATGGTGAAACAGATGATTTTGCACATGATGGAGATTACACACATTATTTATTAGCAGCAGAAAATACAGATGCTATGATACAGCAATTATGGAACTACTGCCAGTCGAATCCATTTTATAAAGGAAAAACAACATTCATTATAACTACAGATCATGGTAGAGGAACAGAACCTTTGGAAAGCTGGAAAAGTCATGGACTGAACTTAACCTATCATGGGAAAACCTATAATATAAACGGATCAGATGAAACATGGTTAGCAGTAATTGGACCTAATGTATCAAGTAAGGGTGAAGTTAAAACGGAAGCCCAACTGTATAACAATCAAATAGCAGCTACGATTCAAGATATATTACAAATTAAAGTATTAGGAAGTAAAGCAAATCAAAAAGTTTTACCAATACTTGAAAGATAA
- a CDS encoding DUF5690 family protein: MNIRFILQASLAAFGTYFCMYAFRKPFTVATFSDLAFWGIDYKILLIIAQILGYTLSKFLGIKIISEMKSKGRVFYLIGFILFAELALLGFAIIPAPYNIICLFLNGLPLGMIWGIVFSYIEGRKVTELLGVILSSSFIVSSGVVKTIGKWTMDSWHISETWMPFVTGLLFVAPLVLFAVILEKLPKPTEEDNQLRAIRNPLTKSERKEVFKQYAVPLALIVVFFMTLTSIRDFRDNFAREIWDALGYQDASIFSVTEIPIALIVLFILGYIGSVTKNYKAFMYYHYVLILGTTSIIISTYLFQTEMISAISWMIISGLGLYSSYVPFNGIFFDRMIATFKIKGNVGFLIYIADAFGYLGSIVILLYKNFGKASISWLSFFTSALYILGFLGFAITIYCMYFFKKERKKTIKVNKLVYGQ, from the coding sequence ATGAATATACGATTTATACTACAAGCTTCACTAGCTGCTTTTGGAACTTATTTTTGCATGTATGCTTTCAGAAAACCATTTACGGTAGCTACCTTTTCTGATTTGGCTTTTTGGGGAATTGACTATAAAATTTTATTAATTATAGCACAAATTTTAGGGTATACACTTTCAAAATTTTTAGGAATAAAAATTATTTCTGAAATGAAATCAAAAGGAAGGGTTTTCTATTTAATTGGCTTTATTTTATTTGCAGAATTAGCGCTTTTAGGTTTTGCAATAATACCTGCTCCATACAATATTATATGCTTATTCTTAAACGGTTTACCGTTAGGAATGATTTGGGGAATTGTATTCTCTTATATAGAAGGACGTAAAGTAACTGAATTATTAGGTGTTATTTTATCTTCCAGTTTCATTGTTTCCTCAGGTGTTGTAAAAACAATTGGTAAATGGACTATGGATAGTTGGCATATTTCTGAAACTTGGATGCCCTTTGTAACAGGACTATTGTTTGTAGCTCCTTTGGTGTTGTTTGCTGTCATTTTAGAGAAACTTCCTAAGCCAACAGAAGAAGATAATCAACTAAGAGCCATAAGGAACCCTTTAACTAAATCAGAACGTAAAGAAGTTTTTAAACAATATGCTGTTCCATTAGCATTAATAGTTGTGTTTTTTATGACATTAACATCTATTAGAGATTTCAGAGATAATTTTGCTCGTGAAATATGGGATGCATTAGGGTATCAAGATGCTTCAATTTTTAGTGTAACCGAAATTCCAATCGCATTAATCGTATTATTTATTTTAGGGTATATAGGTAGCGTAACCAAAAACTATAAAGCATTTATGTATTATCACTATGTATTAATACTAGGAACCACCTCTATCATTATTTCTACATATTTATTTCAAACAGAAATGATTTCAGCAATTAGTTGGATGATTATATCTGGTTTAGGCTTATATAGTTCTTATGTACCGTTTAATGGAATTTTCTTTGATAGAATGATAGCTACCTTTAAAATAAAAGGAAATGTAGGCTTTTTAATATACATAGCAGATGCATTTGGGTATTTAGGAAGTATTGTAATTCTGCTTTATAAAAACTTTGGAAAAGCAAGTATTTCTTGGTTGTCATTTTTTACAAGCGCATTATATATTTTAGGATTTCTTGGTTTTGCAATAACAATTTATTGCATGTATTTCTTTAAAAAAGAACGTAAAAAAACAATTAAAGTAAACAAATTAGTATATGGACAATAG
- a CDS encoding TIGR03364 family FAD-dependent oxidoreductase, translating to MDNRYDLIVVGGGVLGTFHAYHASQKGLKVAVLEKNNKPQGATVRNFGQVVPSGMNQKWQNYGRESLKIYKEIQEQFDISIRQNGTVYIASNEEEIQLIEELHQINKQNNYNSQLLTKTECLQKYAGLKKEYCKAGLFFPDEVTVEPRTMIHRLHSFMEQKLAVTFFYNTTVVNIQETQGETTVYTADGAQYKAAKTIVCNGSDFKALFPTIYNESDLIVSKLQMLQTKPQENYKLDGSILTGLTIRRYEAFEECPSWEAIKLKEDPNSFEKEYGIHILFKQAIDGSVIIGDSHEYATAKNIDDLGFDLKEEIDAFMIAEAKKIINLPNYDIQHRWAGFYSQCKSQDIFEHTIGSNIHIITGIGGKGMTGSAGFSKENINRIYNK from the coding sequence ATGGACAATAGATATGACTTAATAGTTGTAGGAGGTGGTGTGTTAGGTACTTTTCATGCCTATCATGCTTCACAAAAAGGATTAAAAGTTGCTGTTTTAGAAAAAAACAATAAACCTCAAGGAGCTACCGTAAGAAATTTCGGACAAGTAGTGCCTTCAGGAATGAACCAAAAGTGGCAAAATTATGGAAGAGAAAGCTTAAAAATTTACAAAGAAATACAAGAGCAATTTGATATTTCTATTCGTCAAAACGGAACCGTTTATATAGCCTCAAACGAAGAAGAAATTCAGCTAATAGAAGAGTTACATCAAATAAACAAACAGAATAATTATAACTCGCAATTATTGACAAAAACAGAATGCCTACAAAAATATGCAGGATTAAAAAAAGAGTATTGTAAGGCAGGATTGTTTTTTCCAGATGAGGTAACTGTAGAACCTAGAACAATGATCCATCGTTTGCATAGTTTTATGGAACAAAAATTGGCAGTTACTTTTTTCTACAATACTACAGTGGTTAATATACAAGAAACCCAAGGAGAAACTACTGTATATACAGCAGATGGAGCACAGTATAAAGCAGCTAAAACCATTGTATGTAACGGGAGTGATTTTAAAGCACTATTTCCAACCATCTATAACGAGAGTGATTTAATTGTATCAAAATTACAAATGCTACAAACTAAACCACAGGAAAACTATAAACTAGATGGTTCAATTTTAACAGGACTAACTATTCGTCGTTATGAAGCTTTTGAAGAATGTCCTTCATGGGAAGCAATAAAATTAAAAGAAGACCCAAACAGTTTTGAGAAAGAATACGGAATTCATATTTTGTTTAAACAAGCAATAGACGGATCGGTAATTATTGGAGATTCTCATGAGTATGCAACCGCAAAAAATATAGATGATTTAGGTTTTGATTTAAAGGAAGAAATAGATGCATTTATGATTGCAGAAGCTAAAAAAATAATCAATTTACCTAACTATGATATTCAACATCGTTGGGCAGGTTTTTATAGTCAGTGTAAATCACAAGATATATTTGAGCATACTATTGGAAGTAATATACATATTATTACAGGAATAGGAGGTAAAGGAATGACAGGGAGTGCAGGATTTTCAAAAGAAAACATTAATAGAATTTATAACAAATAA
- a CDS encoding phosphonatase-like hydrolase, whose translation MLENIKLAVFDMAGTTVDEQNVVYKTLHKAIVNYGVEVDLPKVLELGAGKEKHQAIKDILAHLASDKVNESQIVFENFKTMLDEAYQTLNVKPVKGVDQVLVKLRNQDIKIVLNTGYNREIATLLLQKMNWKEGEHFDALITASDVVNGRPHPEMIEKAMDMFAIQDASVVLKAGDSAIDIEEGKNANCGLTIGVLSGAQTKEQLETVEPDYILESLVDLIS comes from the coding sequence ATGTTAGAAAACATAAAATTGGCCGTATTTGATATGGCAGGAACCACAGTTGATGAACAAAATGTAGTCTATAAAACATTACATAAAGCAATTGTAAATTATGGAGTAGAAGTTGACTTACCAAAGGTTTTAGAATTAGGAGCAGGTAAAGAAAAACACCAAGCTATTAAGGATATTTTAGCTCATTTAGCATCTGATAAAGTTAACGAATCACAAATAGTATTTGAAAACTTTAAAACAATGTTAGATGAAGCATACCAAACCTTAAATGTAAAACCAGTAAAAGGTGTAGATCAAGTATTAGTAAAGTTGCGTAATCAAGATATTAAAATAGTATTAAATACTGGCTATAATAGAGAAATAGCTACCTTACTATTGCAAAAAATGAATTGGAAAGAAGGAGAACACTTTGATGCTTTAATAACAGCAAGTGATGTAGTTAATGGACGTCCTCATCCAGAAATGATTGAAAAAGCTATGGATATGTTTGCTATACAAGATGCTTCTGTTGTGTTAAAAGCTGGAGATTCTGCTATAGATATTGAAGAAGGAAAAAATGCCAATTGCGGACTTACCATTGGGGTATTATCAGGAGCTCAAACTAAAGAGCAATTAGAAACCGTCGAACCTGATTATATTTTAGAATCTTTAGTGGATTTAATAAGCTAA
- a CDS encoding alkaline phosphatase family protein: MKKQTFINQVIIACLLVFTACQTTGDFETKETTQHKTSKARIVKKKKVLLLGIDGLQWEKIHGVSTPNIDKFNMVKAYTGGIKGTSSEQKTNSGPGWTTMLTGVWANKHRVLDNSSSYKLNVKSVFQILKEHNPNLETTSVITWKTIHDFLRDQMKYVDFKHAEYGDDKAVNNALFEINNHNPDFLFIDIDEPDAVGHASGFGGLYNDAVRRADTRVGSIVNAIEKRANEKNEDWLIILSTDHGRQSNGYNHGGQSGTEKTIFIGLNRAGNEEFTSVDASVPNKDYGGLYGYVSHTSLVPTILTHLEIPIKREWELCSTSLIGNVGPRKVMMKNKNTIYWSAGASGTIEVYRNKQYLASVNASQGSFVDNNQPDGDLTYTLVLNGQTASVTIKNINVIAGLDWNDSINNKAYFFRGNGEYMRYNKALDKVDAGYPIMVTNGNWPGLEVFRNKITASFNWNNSTCFFFLNDGTYINYNMNTDRANSGAREITNSNWPGLALYKNKIIAAFQWNSKKAYIFLNDGTYVRYNITNDRVDSGYPKPVNNSTWPGMAGYGTKITAAVNWNSVHCYFFLNDGTYLKYSKVLDRVEVGYPKPINNVTWPGFEK; encoded by the coding sequence ATGAAAAAACAAACATTCATCAATCAAGTTATAATCGCATGCTTGCTAGTCTTCACAGCTTGTCAAACTACTGGCGATTTTGAAACAAAAGAAACAACACAACACAAAACATCCAAAGCAAGAATAGTAAAAAAGAAAAAAGTATTGCTATTAGGTATAGACGGTTTGCAATGGGAAAAAATTCACGGAGTCTCTACACCAAACATAGATAAGTTTAATATGGTAAAAGCTTATACCGGAGGTATTAAAGGTACTTCATCAGAGCAAAAAACCAATAGTGGACCAGGATGGACTACCATGTTAACAGGAGTATGGGCAAATAAACATAGAGTTTTAGATAACAGTAGCTCATATAAACTAAATGTAAAAAGTGTGTTCCAAATACTTAAAGAGCATAACCCCAATTTAGAAACAACAAGTGTGATTACTTGGAAAACAATACATGACTTTTTAAGAGATCAAATGAAGTATGTAGATTTTAAGCATGCAGAATATGGTGATGATAAAGCAGTAAACAATGCTTTATTTGAAATTAATAATCATAACCCAGATTTTTTATTTATAGATATTGATGAACCTGATGCAGTTGGACATGCAAGTGGTTTTGGAGGTTTATACAACGATGCTGTAAGAAGAGCAGATACAAGAGTTGGATCCATTGTAAATGCTATAGAAAAAAGAGCGAATGAAAAAAATGAAGATTGGCTTATTATTTTAAGTACAGATCATGGTAGACAAAGTAATGGATACAATCATGGAGGGCAATCAGGTACAGAAAAAACAATTTTTATTGGATTAAATAGAGCAGGAAATGAGGAGTTTACATCGGTAGATGCTTCAGTGCCTAATAAAGATTATGGTGGATTATATGGATATGTATCACATACTTCATTAGTGCCTACAATTTTAACACATTTAGAGATTCCTATAAAAAGAGAATGGGAATTATGTTCAACTTCTTTAATTGGCAATGTAGGACCAAGAAAAGTAATGATGAAAAATAAAAACACCATTTATTGGAGTGCTGGAGCTAGCGGAACAATAGAAGTTTATAGAAACAAACAATATTTAGCCAGTGTAAATGCTTCACAAGGTTCATTTGTAGATAATAATCAGCCAGATGGAGATTTAACATATACATTAGTTTTAAATGGGCAAACTGCTTCAGTTACCATAAAAAATATAAATGTGATCGCTGGTTTAGATTGGAATGACTCAATAAATAATAAAGCATATTTTTTCAGAGGAAATGGAGAGTACATGCGTTATAATAAAGCATTAGATAAAGTAGATGCAGGTTACCCAATAATGGTAACTAATGGAAATTGGCCAGGTTTAGAGGTATTTAGAAATAAAATTACAGCTTCGTTTAATTGGAACAATAGTACTTGTTTCTTTTTCTTAAATGACGGAACTTATATTAATTACAATATGAATACAGATCGTGCTAATTCAGGAGCTAGAGAAATTACCAATAGTAATTGGCCAGGGTTAGCTCTTTATAAAAATAAAATAATTGCAGCTTTCCAATGGAATAGTAAAAAAGCATACATCTTTTTAAATGATGGAACTTACGTACGCTATAACATTACTAATGATAGGGTAGATTCAGGCTATCCAAAACCAGTAAACAATAGTACTTG